The window AAGAAACGCCAACTCTGATGCCCAAATATCCTCCCACAACACCTCTATACGCAACTTGGAAGTCCAAATAGGTCAGATTGCTCAAGTCttgaatactcgccctaaggaggcactaccaagtgatacggtagtaaacaCGAAGGGTGGAAACAATACAGGTCATGCTATGGCAGTGACTACAAGAAGTGGCagaggtggagttgctagtacctccAACCCAAGAAAGATTGTGAATGATAATGTGGTTGTGCAAGAAGAGGATGAGCCAAAAAAGGATGAGAATATGAGCGATGAAGTGAGGATAGACATTGATGAAAACATGAAGGAGACACAAGATGATGTGAACCCGTCGAGGGAACACGTGACAGACATACCGGATCCGGTAGTGACCAAAGCCAAGGCTCCTTTGCCAAGGCCTACGccaccatatcctcaaaggctcgcaaagcaaaacaacgagaaccaattcaagaaattcattgatatgatgaaaagtttgtccataaatgtacCTTTGGTTGAAGCTCTAGAACAAATATCGGTATATGCCaaattcatgaaggacttggtaacaaaAAAAAGGTCAATGAACTGTGAGACGAtaaaaatgacacatcaagtgagttccATTATGCATTCCATGGCTCCAAAGTTAgaagatcccggtgcctttacaattccatgcactattggtagtgccgatttcgccaaagccttgtgtgatttaGGAGAAaacattaatttgatgccatattctgtgTTCAAAACATTGggtattgggcaaccaagacctacttccatgaggttgcaaattGCGGATCGAACAACAAAGAGGCCATTGGGGATAGTTGATGATGTGCTAATTCGAATTGACAAGTTCATACTTCCCGCAGATTTTGTCatacttgactgtgaggttgactatgaggtgccaatcatattggggagacctttcctagctacagggaaggccttagttgatgtggaagctggggagctcaccttccggaTGGGCGATGAAAACATTGTGTTCCACGTATGCAAGTCAATAAGGTAGCCTAAGAGCAACGAAGTATGTTCGTCTGTGGACCTTGTGATTGAAGTGATTGTTGATGACGCAGGTGCTATGATTAATGTGAAAGACCctttggaagctgtgttgttgaatcatgatgaggaaGAGAAGGACGGCTTGGTAGAATAtgcaaatgctttgcaaggaatgggatcctacacatatggaacccgaaaactttccttggaccttGAGAACCGAAAGACTCCACCAAAAaggccctcaatcgaggagccacccacattggagttgaagcccttgccttcacacctcaggtataaGTTCTTAGTCCCTGGTTCCATATTACCTCTTATTATTtcttcgtgcttaactaacgtgcaagtagattccacccttgcggtacttcaaagaaggaagaaggcaataggttggacattagcggatattcggggtataagctccgccttttgcatgcacaaaatcatattggaggaagatgacaaaccctccgtggaacatcaaaggaggttgaacgagtCCATGCGAGAGGTAgtcaagaaagagatcatcaagtggctagatgcaggggtcatgtaccccatttctgatagttcatggacttcgccggtacaatgtgtcccaaagaagggggcatgactgtgatcacaaatgataaaaatgaattgATCCGTACAAGAACTTTCaccggttggagggtatgcatggATTGTAGGAAGCTGAACAAAGCGccccggaaagaccattttccattgccatttcttgaccaaatgttggatagacttgTCGGATGTGTttattattgctttttggatgggtactccggatacaaccagattctcattgAACCTGAAGACtaagagaaaaccaccttcactTGTCTGTATGACACATTTTCATTCTCAAGGATgtcgtttggtttgtgtaatgcaccagcCACTTTTTAGCtatgtatgatggcaatatttacagatatggtggaggacttcctcaaggtgttcatggatgatttcagtgtCGTGGGGGATTCCTTTGAAGAATGTTTGtataatcttgacaaagtgttggcccgatgtgaagagactAGCTTAGTGCTTAATTGGTAAAAGGGCTattttatggtcgaggagggcattgtcctcgtccataagatctcaaagaacggtattgaagtggacatAGCAAAAATTAAAGTGATTTAAAAACTCTCTCTTCCTACTTCTGTCAAGGGAGTGAGAGCTTTCttggtcacgcggggttctaccgaaggttcatcaaggatttctcaaaagtggcgAACCTCTTGTGCAAGTTGTTAGAAAAagatgcaaagtttgtgttcaatgatgatTGAATGAAAGCTTTTAAGCTACTCAAGTATAGgttgactaccactcccatcattaccgcacccaattggagtttaccatttgagctcatgtgcgatgctagcgaCGATGCAGTAATAGCGGTATTGGGGCAAAggatcaacaagatatttcatctggTCTATTATACAAGCAAAACAATGAGCGACGTCCAAGTtaactatacggtgaccgagaaagagctattagccattgtcttcgccATGGAAAAGTTCCACCCGTACCTCATGGGTACCAAAGTGATTTTGCACATTGATCACGCTGCACTGCAATATTTGATGAGTAAAAAGGACTttaaggctaggttgatgagatgggttcttcttctacaagagtttgaccttgaaattaTAGACCGAAAAAgggagtgagaatcaagtggcggaccacttgtcacgcttagaagaggaggggaggcctCATGATGGCCTCGAGATTAATGATTTATTTTCGGATGAACAACTCTTATCCGTGTCTGTGAATGGGATACCTTGGTTCGctgatgtggctaactttcttgtgaccggcaTTGTCCCGAATGAGCTTTTgtctaaccaaaggaagaagctaaaACGAGACTGCTTGgactattattgggacgagccatatcttttcaaaatttgcaatgatggtgttatccggagatgtgttccggaagaagagcaattgagtgttcttgaagcttgccattccccgccctatggtggtcaccatggtggggcgagaactacTACAAAGGTCTTaagctgtggattctattggcctaccttgtacaaagatgCTAGCAAGCTCGTTAGGcattgtgatgagtgccaaagagcCGGTAGAATttccaagaagaatgaaatgcccctcaccaccatccttgagattgatattttcgacgtGTGAggcatcgactttatgggaccatttgtgaGTTCACGTGGAAATACTTATATTCTTATTGCTGTGGATTATATTTCCAAATAGGTTGAAgctgtggctttgcccaacaatgaggcacggagtgtggtgattttcttaaagaaaaatatcttcaccaGGTTTGGCACCCCAAGAgctatcattagtgatgggggttctcattttttgcaataaagccttcgacactttactttctaagtatggtgtcaatcataaggtatcaaccccttatcacccacaagctagtggacaagttgaggtcttCAACAGGGAGATCAAAAGCATAttatccaagactgtcaatgcaaactggactgattggtcaaggaaacttgacgatgctttatgggcctatcgtacagcttacaagactccaattggtatgtctccgtaccggttggtatttgggaaagcatgccatcttccggtttaattagagcacaaggccatgtgggcgctgaagaagttgaaccttgaatgggatgtagctgccaattttcgggtagagcaactaaatgaacttgatgaattctggtttcatgcttattccagctcatccttgtataaggacaagatgaagtacttacatgataAATATATCCGGAATAGagaattcaaggagggtgacttggttcttctattcaactctcggttacggatgtttccgggaaaacTCAAGTCAAAGTGGAGTGACCCTTTTGAAGTGGTGCATGTAACTTCATTTGGTGCTCtcgatttgaaaaacaaaaatggtgaaatctttagagtcaatgggcaccgagtgaagcattacctTGGCAAGATTGATGATAGCCACGTAGTGGCCTTGATACATTTCAAATGATGAGGGTAACATTCATCGTGCCGCGccgttaaatcaggtgcttcttgggaggTAACCCATATGTTtatctttcttttgattttcttcttagattagGCATTGTTTTGGATTAACTGGTTATGAAGTGTATGTAGGAACTGGTTGTGCAGTGCAAGATTTTGACAAGAAAAAATTTGGCTAAGTGTGGAAGTGCGCGGACCGCGCCCAAAATTCCGCAGTCCGCATGAGCATTTCGCGGCAGCACATTTTTGTCCGCGGACGCGTATTTGAAAAgagaaaaatgccaactctctgaagttggactGTCAAAAATCCTCCAGAGATCGCGGTCGTGTTCCAATTTTCGCGGACCGCGTTGAATTTTGCGGCCGCGACCAATATTCCGCGGACCGCGCTCATGCGCTTGAAGGTGGTCTGCATAAGGTAACATAGCGCGGAACGCGATAGAATTTCGTGGCCGCGCTCAGGTAAGGCGGTGGGTTCCATAGTTGATTAGTATAAATAAGGGTTCTTTAAATATTTTACAGTTTTTGAACCCTAACGTTTCACCGCACAAAAAGCACTGTTCATCTCATCTCGTGCTAAATTTTCATCTCATTCACATTAAGAGTTCATTTCCTACTATAATTTTacaactggtatgttcaattccatgatgtgattttatctttttcttttttttctttcttattttctctttattttaatttttctttttagttagggTTAGATGCATGCCATTGATCTCAAATTAATGCTTAATTGATACTTAAATACATGTGGGTAGTGTTTATATGCCTAATGGGGGCTGGGGTTAGTAACTTTGCATGGTTATTTGAATTAATTTTTGCACACTTAGTAAAAAAAACCCTAGTTATCAGTGTTCTTAGTACTGATCGTGTTTGAATTTTGTGGTCGCGGTCACTTTTACACGGTTCGCGGTTGGTCCTTCGCGTCTGCGTTCAAGTTTTCGCGGTCCGCGCTTGTGAACTTAAAAGAGTCTGTTAACTGCTTTCGCGATCGATTTCATTTTTTTGCGGTCTGCGATTGGTCATTCACGGCCGCGTCTAATTTTTCGCGGTCCACGTGTGTCCAAGATCAGAGAGTCAGTAGTCTGAACCTGGCATTCTGCGGCCGCGTCCActtttttgcggtccgcaatgCCCTATTTTAAGAAGCACTGTTGTTCTTTCATCTGTACTGCATTAAGGCATTATTAAACTCCAATTCTAATTATctttcactaattgtgtgttgCAGAAAATGGTATGATCCCGTAGTGGAGTAGACAAATCAAAAGGGAGGGaagaatcctcccgaggccggggCAAAGGAAAGCAGGCTTTGCCTTTAGCATCTCAAAGAATCAACAGCAAAAAGAAAACCCTCACTAGACCTCCTGTCGATTCATCAGACACAAGTGAATATCTCCCATCCCGGGAGATTTCTGAGGGGGAATCTACACAACCTCGACAAGAGGCCCAAtcataaccttttcgcctaatcGATGAAACTACCTCCTCTTCTGGGTCGTCTGATGGCTTAGGGGGAGGTAGTGAGGCATCGAAGCCATCTTCCCCACCTGCTGCAACTCCGGCCTCAACAGCTGCTCCTATTGATGTAGATGAGGATGACAAGTTCCCGGATGACGGGAGAAGGGGTGATACCAATGTGGGTGGTCTTGCTAGATCAAGGAAACCCGAGGTGTGGGCGGATAGATTCGTGAGTGAGAAATCATACTTCAAATTCcgggaatggtggccccaaaCGTCCTCATCCTTGAGCGACAGTTTATAGAAAGAGACATCCTTCCTCACAATCCAAATGTCAAGAGACAGTTTGAGGAGCGAAAAGGGGGGAAGTACTTCACCAGCACGGTTCTAGATGCAAATGAGTACCTTGTCAAGGAGTTTTACGcaaatgttgcccacatcaaaaagggcacCACTGTGACAAAGGTACAAAACTTGAAGATACGGTTTGACGGAACCACTATGCCGGTTTTGAGGATGTGAAAGCTGTACAGTATTTGGAGAAGATGGCCCTCGATGAAGCAACCCGGCCTTGGCTAGCGGAAGTAATAGCCATCTCAGGGACAACACCGGCCTGGCTCACAACTGGAGTCTCAATCGCGAGAAACACCCTaagctttgaagcaaaagggtggtgcACATTTGTATGCAACCGGCTTGATCCTAGCCACCATGATAGTGACATCCCACTCTCCCGGGCGATCCTAATATCTTCCATCATGGTGGGGTATCCAATCAATGTAGGGAACCTCATGTCCCACCACATCTCCAAAGGAACCGGAAAAGAAGAAAGGTCCTACCCCTACCCCAACTTCATCACTATGTATCTCGAGGACCAAAGGGTAGAGGGGAGGCACTATGACATGAAAGTGAAGCCGAAGAAACCTTTCTCCTGGTATAGCCTTCAAGGACCGGACAACCCTAAAGCaaagggtaaagccactacctccactggccagtctgaagagccaagggtagtggccaccgGGTCAGAGCCTTCCACAGCAGAGGGACCTTCAGCTGCCATGCCTCCTCCTTCATCCGGGCCATCCATCACTATGCCAATATCTGTGCCCTCATCTTCTACTTACCCCCAAACTGCACTGTGGGTTTCTCAGACCTTATCCAGCATCAATAACTAGATGCAGGCAGCTACATCAAAGTTGTCTGTCTTATCCAGTGCATTAGCAGCACAGTCCGCCCCAGcacagcttcaggtacctccatcagtgaaGGATTCATTGACAGAGCTTCTGGCCAACTAGAAGAAGCTCCTGAACAACCAAACGAAGATCCTGGAGACtttggatactcatggcaaggtgATCAAAAATCTAGGCAAgcaggtaaagaagatgagaaagactcAGGCCTCAAGGGAGTCAGTGGAGAAGCTGAAGAAGGAGATAGAGAAGTTCACTACTGCTGGACATATCCCACTTGActtgcttatggaggagactgCCCCAGAAGCACAAGCAGCAGAGCATGAGGCAGACAGAGCTCTAGTTAGAAGGTTTGTGGTCCCCCGGTCAGAGGAtttggagatccagttagaggacccGGAGGGAGCTGATGACCCCATGCAGCCAAAGACCACATaaggagttttctttactctctaaccCTTCACGGTTTGATATTAGCATTAAGGACAATGCTATCTTttatttggggggagggggggtccattttgatttggttatgatttgatgacattgatatgtaaaaattatgatactatttttctttacctttatttATCGTTAGTTTCACTTttgttatttttcacttttggtatgtatataactttaccattcgatgtagatattcatttccattttgtatatatttgtgTCACTCtattattgtacatattcattttactttccgtAATTTACATCATAACTTCTTTCGTATTTTTCCTTAATAgattagcttcttatttcctctagtagcttattttttgagtttttagtttttagcttctttttacattctgcgcgatcaataagcctttggtttcttaatgccacggttctttccaaaggtggatgttgtgtgaactgggtgactcttcccaacgatggatggcgtgacaaccttcttaaggtaTCGAGCccgttttctttttgttttggtgtatatagtcgtaatgaataaaagtgtttCAAgaaggcttcacttggtactaacatatttaccttcgacctcatggttagagacaagttgattggcagagattagctctagttgtgacctttagactcttgcattggctaaaacaatcatcgagtggtttcctTGAGTGATTggtgattttcaatcttagctagggttgttgcgggccctcgactctgttctctttaacaatctagcggcttgagaggtgaggtattgaattgcaagtccaagtctcgtgccaataagtctagaacttgccctagaTGTTTGTCTAGGAGAAATTCTAAGTGTAACttgacttgagaaatgattgtaggctctccttggtccaagttgaactttgaaagcttccatagcctaccaatatgatatccctagtcaactcctttgagcctaagcctttttcattcaatagccacattacaagtTTTTCtccgttttataatgaccctctcttggcacccaatcttttcttagcattcatgatgaacaattggcaaaagtataagtttgggggagagacgagtaatctgaaagtgataaaaggttcaaagaagaaaaagagttattgaaaaggaagaaaaggaaatacaggttgaagggattcaaagaacataatgatgaaaggcaaggaatgatgagaaaaggagaaaaatgattatcgtgagtaagaaagagtgacgGTTTGTCTCTCTAGTTTCCCTAAGGAAGAataaaaatgactcaaagagtcaagaaagtatgagctgaaatgagaaaatggagtgcttaaggaaagatgaaaccatcatagttcgcTATGTCCTACATTgacccaaaagccttcattacatccctgcTAAAGCCCTATataatttcaagttgagtgagcttacgttaatggtgatttacataaggggtaagattatggtacttagagccagacttgtgatattcttttgagagtgatgagcgcacttcttcacaatccttgttttgagggTCACATTCTAAAAggtgagatttgctcatggagagtaaAGGAGGAGGAGTttaggatccacaatgacctacgtgagagagagagagcttccttgatgaattgagtcaactcttgatgctctagtgtcacattagaactatggaactcaaaaGGGCATAACACGATGTTgctgataattcatttgtgttgagggtaattgttagtcccaaatGATGCTTGATGCTTGATGagggtaattttttttttctttttcttgtggaggtgggaattaccttatttgcttgaagacaagcaaaagcttaagtttgggggagttgataagtagggattttagcctattaattgctctcttttacttgtgttttgggccaaaaatgcgtgaaggtatttcCGAAAACTAAATTAATATGattgcttgcagggattgttcaaaatgagccaaaggatccataatcaactcataaagaagttaaaacttgaacaaaaaccaagattgggccaagaggtgtggaacgcggaccgcgacaaaAATACGCGACCGCGAAAGTATCAACACGGACGCGGCCATTATTTTGCGGTCCGCGATATGAAGAATCACAGATGTTTTGGGCACAAACATGGACACGGGCCGCGCCAAGaagatgcggccgcgaaagtaccaGCGCTGCCGCGATGCGAATTCCACGGACCACGGTTTctaaggttcagagagtgcaTGATTCAAG is drawn from Nicotiana tomentosiformis chromosome 12, ASM39032v3, whole genome shotgun sequence and contains these coding sequences:
- the LOC138902215 gene encoding uncharacterized protein — its product is MGKIESIKQMMERNANSDAQISSHNTSIRNLEVQIGQIAQVLNTRPKEALPSDTVVNTKGGNNTGHAMAVTTRSGRGGVASTSNPRKIVNDNVVVQEEDEPKKDENMSDEVRIDIDENMKETQDDVNPSREHVTDIPDPVVTKAKAPLPRPTPPYPQRLAKQNNENQFKKFIDMMKSLSINVPLVEALEQISVYAKFMKDLVTKKRSMNCETIKMTHQVSSIMHSMAPKLEDPGAFTIPCTIGSADFAKALCDLGENINLMPYSVFKTLGIGQPRPTSMRLQIADRTTKRPLGIVDDVLIRIDKFILPADFVILDCEVDYEVPIILGRPFLATGKALVDVEAGELTFRMGDENIVFHVCAMINVKDPLEAVLLNHDEEEKDGLVEYANALQGMGSYTYGTRKLSLDLENRKTPPKRPSIEEPPTLELKPLPSHLRLTTTPIITAPNWSLPFELMCDASDDAVIAVLGQRINKIFHLVYYTSKTMSDVQVNYTVTEKELLAIVFAMEKFHPYLMGTKTEKGSENQVADHLSRLEEEGRPHDGLEINDLFSDEQLLSVSVNGIPWFADVANFLVTGIVPNELLSNQRKKLKRDCLDYYWDEPYLFKICNDGVIRRCVPEEEQLSVLEACHSPPYGGHHGGARTTTKVLSCGFYWPTLYKDASKLVRHCDECQRAGRISKKNEMPLTTILEIDIFDVEAVALPNNEARSVVIFLKKNIFTSSSLYKDKMKYLHDKYIRNREFKEGDLVLLFNSRLRMFPGKLKSKWSDPFEVVHVTSFGALDLKNKNGEIFRVNGHRVKHYLGKIDDSHIRHCFGLTGYEVYVGTGCAVQDFDKKKFG